In Alteromonas macleodii, the sequence CCGCGATTCAGAGGTAGAACGCACAATTCAAATTCTGTGTCGTCGCCGTAAAAACAATCCGTTGCTTGTGGGAGAGGCAGGTGTAGGTAAAACTGCAATTGCGGAAGGCCTAGCTTATAGGATTGTAAACAATGACGTGCCTGAAGTTATCGCAGAAAGTACAGTGTATTCACTTGATTTGGGCGGGCTGCTAGCTGGCACCAAATATCGTGGTGACTTTGAAAAACGTTTAAAAGCGATTTTGAAAGAGCTTGGCAAAGACAAACACGCAATTTTGTTCATTGACGAAATACATACCATCATTGGTGCCGGCGCGGCGTCAGGTGGCGTAATGGACGCGTCTAACTTGCTTAAACCTAAACTATCTAGCGGTGAACTTCGCTGCATTGGTTCGACTACTTATCAAGAGTACCAGGGAATCTTTGAAAAAGATCGCGCCCTTGCTCGTCGCTTCCAAAAAGTAGATGTGACTGAGCCAAGTGTGAGCGACACTACCAAAATACTACTTGGGCTTAAGAGTCGTTATGAAGAGCACCACAATGTGCGCTTTACACAAAAGGCGATTCAAGCGGCCGCTGAACTGTCAGCTAAATACATTAATGAGCGTCATCTTCCAGATAAAGCTATTGATGTTATGGACGAAGCCGGCGCGAGCCAGCGTCTGTTGCCACCGTCAAAACGCAAGAAAACAATCAATGTAGGCGATATTGAGCAAATTATTGCAAAAATGGCGCGTATTCCTGAGAAATCTGTATCGGCTTCTGACAAAGAAGTTCTTAAGAACCTAGGCCGCAACCTTAAGATGGTTGTGTTCGGTCAGGATAAAGCCATAGAGACGCTGAATGACGCTATTTTGTTATCGCGCTCAGGTTTAGGCAATGAAGCAAAACCTATTGGTAGTTTCTTGTTTGCTGGCCCTACCGGGGTGGGTAAAACAGAGGTAACACAACAATTGGCGAAAACCATGGGCGTAGAGCTAGTGCGTTTTGACATGTCTGAGTACATGGAACGCCATGCCGTTAGTCGCCTTATTGGTGCTCCTCCAGGTTACGTAGGTTTTGACCAAGGTGGTTTGTTAACAGACGCGGTAATAAAGAATCCGTACTCTGTTGTGCTTTTAGATGAGATTGAGAAAGCGCATAGCGATATATACAACATACTCCTTCAAGTCATGGATCACGGCACGCTGACTGATAACAACGGCCGTAAAGTAGACTTCAGAAATGTTGTGTTGGTAATGACCACCAACGCAGGTGTGCAGGAAACGGTGCGTAAGTCTATTGGCTTTAAACAGCAAGACCACAGCCACGATGCAATGTCTGAAATAAACAAGGTGTTTACCCCTGAGTTTAGAAACCGTCTCGATGGCATTATTTGGTTTAATCACCTTGATCCAGAGATTATTCTACAAGTGGTTGATAAATTCATTATCGAGCTTCAGGCACAGCTTGACGTTAAAGGTGTGTCGCTAGAGGTAACCAGCGCTGCGCGAGCTTACATGGCCGAGAAGGGCTATGACAAAGCGATGGGCGCACGTCCTATGGCTCGGGTTATTAAAGACGACCTTAAGAAGGAGCTTGCGAATGAATTGTTATTCGGTGAGCTATCTAAAGGCGGAAATGTGAAAGTAGATTGTGTTGATGATAAGCTTACCTTCGAATACTCAGGCGTTGATGCTAAGTCTGAAGAAGCAGAACCAAGCTAGAACAGCACATTAATACTGAGCAGTGACCTAGCGTAGCGTTAGGCAATACAACTGACGTTGTTTACCTAGCGCTACAGTTTCTTTTTGACACTGTAACCACTAGATACGAAAAAGCCCGATATTAATCGGGCTTTTTTTATGCGTTACCGCTTAAATGGCTCATTATCTTGCGCGATAAATGATACGACCTTTGGTCAAATCATAAGGAGTCATCTCAACAGTGACCTTATCGCCAGTAAGAATACGGATATAGTTCTTACGCATTTTACCAGAGATGTGTGCAGTCACTACGTGACCGTTTTCTAGTTCAACGCGGAACATAGTGTTAGGTAGTGTGTCCAACACAGTACCTTCCATTTCAATACAATCTTCTTTTGCCATGTAAAGCAGTTACCTCAGTAATTCAAAATTTTTGCCGCGCAGACCTTACCCAATCTTGGGTTCGGTGTAAAGCAATTAAGTGTCTATTTTACTATTTTTGCTAAATAGATGCCATTCATTGTCACTAAACTGCTCAAATGGCAAAAATTTATGTTTGTAAGACATTTTTTTACAGCCATCTACGTAGTACCCCAGATAGACGTATCGATGGCCTAAATCCTTCGCTTGCTCAATTTGCATCAATATCATCCAGGTGCCCAAAGAGGCTGAACTATAGTCGGGGTCAAAAAACGTGTAAAGCGCAGAAAGTGCCCCCATGTGTTCGTTGGCATCGACGATATCAGTGACGGCTACAGCAATAAGCTTGTCGCCATCATAGGCCTCTAAATAATGGGTTGTCATCCACTCACACAATACGAAATTATCAAACTGTGTTTTAGATGGCGGGTACATACTCCCATCTGCATGGCGCTCTGTAATATAGCGCTCATATAGGGGGTAGTAAGTCGATTTGGTTTTATCAACGAGTTTTACACTAAACCCTTTATTATTTTTAAGTAGTCGCTTCTGACTACGAGAAGGTGCGAAATCGTGGACCGGTATTCGCACAGATTTACACGCGTGGCAGGCAGGGCAGTGGGGGCGATAAATTTGCTCGCCGCTTCTACGAAAGCCCGCTTGTATTAATTGCGAATATCGCCACGCCTGAAAATCATTATTTTCGGCGTACACTAACAACTGCTCTTGCTCATCAGGCAAATAGCTACATGAAAATGATTGCGTTATACCAAACTTCACGGAGTAATCACTCTTGGCTTCCAACGATTAAGGTAGTCTTCAGACAGCCTACCGTCTTCAGTTAAAGTGTGGTTGTTATTTTCCAGTTTTTCAATAAAGTTTTCGCGAGGCAACACGGTAGCGCCCAGTGATGACAAGTGATCAGTGGGAAGCTGGCAATCGATAAACGCCATATTTTGAGATTTCATATGTTCGACCAAGGCCAACATGGCAAGCTTAGATGTATTGCTTTCAACGTGGAACATAGACTCGCCGCAATAAATTTTTCCAATTCCCACGCCATACAGCCCGCCAACTAGCGAATCTCCATTCCATACTTCTACCGAGTGCGCTAAACCCAAACCATTAAGCTGCCGATAGGCGTCAATCATGTCGTAGGTAATCCAGGTTTCGCTGTTCAATTCACCCGTATTAGGGTTCTTACGAGGTGTTGATGAACAAGCTTCTATCACACGGTCGAACGCATGATTTAAAGTTACTTGATACTTTCTCTTACGAGCGAGCTTCTTAAGGCTTTTCGAAGCAACAAAGTTGTCGAGTTCGATAATGGCTCTTGGGTCAGGTGACCACCACAACAAAGGTTCGTCGTCGCTAAACCAAGGGAATATTCCTTGCGAATAAGCTGAAAATAAACGGGCTGGGCTGAGATCGCCACCAAACGCTAACAGGCCGTTGGGGTCTTCCAATGCGGTATCGACAGAAGGGAAGGGAGCGCCTTCTTCTATGTAGTGTAACGCTATCATAATTCAGCCAGAAAAAAGCCCCACAGAATTGTAGGGCTTAGGTATAGAGTATTAACCTTGCTCAGGCATGGTACCGTCTAGGTACTTTTCGGCGTCTAACGCAGCCATACAGCCAGTTCCAGCTGATGTAATAGCTTGACGATAAATGTGGTCGCTCACATCACCCGCGGCAAATACACCTTCAACGCTAGTTTGAGTTGCGTTTCCGTTAGTTCCACTATTCACTACGATATAGCCATCTTTCATTTCTAGCTGGCCATCGAAGATATCAGTGTTTGGCTTGTGGCCGATAGCCACGAAAAGACCCATTACGTCAATCTCTTCCGTCGCCTCACTGTTGGTATCTTTGATGCGAACTTTGGTTACGCCCATCTCATCACCAAGCACTTCATCAAGGGTACGATTTAGGTGAAGGACCACGTTGCCATTCTCAGCTTTTTCGCGAAGACGCTTCTCTAGAATTTTTTCGCTTCTAAAGCTGTCTCTTCTATGGATAACGTGGACTTCTGAAGCAATGTTCGAAAGGTATAGTGCTTCTTCAACAGCCGTGTTACCACCACCTATAACCGCTACTTTTTGGTTGCGGTAGAAGAAACCGTCACAGGTTGCACAGGCAGATACACCTTTACCCATAAAGGCTTGTTCTGACTCTAGGCCTAGGTATTTAGCAGAGGCACCTGTTGCAATAATTAATGCGTCACAGGTATACGTACCACTGTCACCATAAAGAGTGAAAGGGCGCTTTGAAAAATCAGTTTTGTTGATATGATCGAAAATAATTTCGGTATCAAACTTTTCTGCATGCTTTTGCATACGAACCATGAGATCAGGACCTGTAAGTCCTTCTGGATCGCCCGGCCAGTTTTCTACTTCAGTGGTGGTAGTAAGCTGTCCGCCTTGTTGAATACCAGTTAACAATACAGGTTCAAGGTTTGCACGTGCAGCGTAAACCGCCGCTGAATAACCCGCAGGGCCTGAACCTAAGATAAGTAGACGGACGTGTCTGCTTTCTGCCATTTTCCTCTCCAAATAATTCACCCGTTATGGGTTACTTATAAAATTCTCTTAGAAAGCTAGGTAGGGGCGAAAATTCGTAAATCAAGCTCAATACCCAGTTACTTTTATTATAGTAATCTGCCAGCGCATGATCTGCAGGTCGTCAGTTAGTTGTGTTAACAAAAGTAACAACTAAGCCATACAAGACTATGTTCAGGCTAAAGCGCTATATGATGCCTTCAAGTGCTAAAAATGTCACTTAAAGATAGGCTCAATTTATACCTTTTAATTATTACGATGCTTTTAACTTTGTAGTACCTTTTAAGCATGACCGCTGAATTTATGCGCCGAAGGCATCTAAAAAGTAAGCCAGAACGTAACTAGAGCACAGTGGGGGCGCAGAAGCGCTTTACAGCGGCTTCGACAAAACTTAATTACCCAAATCGTTATCTTATTTGATAAAATGTTTTGCGTCGCGGGTTCCTCATAGGAGGCGCCGCATTCAAAGCAAAAAAAGAAAACGAGTAAAAATTACGCAACTAAATTGTAATAGATAAAAAGCAGTTTACAATTTAACTATACCTATCTGAGAACGAAGAGGTGAACCATGTC encodes:
- the clpA gene encoding ATP-dependent Clp protease ATP-binding subunit ClpA yields the protein MLNKELEQTLNDAFVFAREHRHEFMTVEHLLLALLDNSAARDALKACGADIEAIKSELLSFVKDTTPLILDDQLNERETQPTLGFQRVLQRAVFHVQSSGKDEVTGANVLVAIFSEQESQAVYILKKSDVTRLDVVNFISHGVSKADDDEPVNPEASEEGESSEEGGSALSKYATDLNRHAKDGKIDPLIGRDSEVERTIQILCRRRKNNPLLVGEAGVGKTAIAEGLAYRIVNNDVPEVIAESTVYSLDLGGLLAGTKYRGDFEKRLKAILKELGKDKHAILFIDEIHTIIGAGAASGGVMDASNLLKPKLSSGELRCIGSTTYQEYQGIFEKDRALARRFQKVDVTEPSVSDTTKILLGLKSRYEEHHNVRFTQKAIQAAAELSAKYINERHLPDKAIDVMDEAGASQRLLPPSKRKKTINVGDIEQIIAKMARIPEKSVSASDKEVLKNLGRNLKMVVFGQDKAIETLNDAILLSRSGLGNEAKPIGSFLFAGPTGVGKTEVTQQLAKTMGVELVRFDMSEYMERHAVSRLIGAPPGYVGFDQGGLLTDAVIKNPYSVVLLDEIEKAHSDIYNILLQVMDHGTLTDNNGRKVDFRNVVLVMTTNAGVQETVRKSIGFKQQDHSHDAMSEINKVFTPEFRNRLDGIIWFNHLDPEIILQVVDKFIIELQAQLDVKGVSLEVTSAARAYMAEKGYDKAMGARPMARVIKDDLKKELANELLFGELSKGGNVKVDCVDDKLTFEYSGVDAKSEEAEPS
- the infA gene encoding translation initiation factor IF-1 — encoded protein: MAKEDCIEMEGTVLDTLPNTMFRVELENGHVVTAHISGKMRKNYIRILTGDKVTVEMTPYDLTKGRIIYRAR
- a CDS encoding arginyltransferase; translated protein: MKFGITQSFSCSYLPDEQEQLLVYAENNDFQAWRYSQLIQAGFRRSGEQIYRPHCPACHACKSVRIPVHDFAPSRSQKRLLKNNKGFSVKLVDKTKSTYYPLYERYITERHADGSMYPPSKTQFDNFVLCEWMTTHYLEAYDGDKLIAVAVTDIVDANEHMGALSALYTFFDPDYSSASLGTWMILMQIEQAKDLGHRYVYLGYYVDGCKKMSYKHKFLPFEQFSDNEWHLFSKNSKIDT
- the aat gene encoding leucyl/phenylalanyl-tRNA--protein transferase, yielding MIALHYIEEGAPFPSVDTALEDPNGLLAFGGDLSPARLFSAYSQGIFPWFSDDEPLLWWSPDPRAIIELDNFVASKSLKKLARKRKYQVTLNHAFDRVIEACSSTPRKNPNTGELNSETWITYDMIDAYRQLNGLGLAHSVEVWNGDSLVGGLYGVGIGKIYCGESMFHVESNTSKLAMLALVEHMKSQNMAFIDCQLPTDHLSSLGATVLPRENFIEKLENNNHTLTEDGRLSEDYLNRWKPRVITP
- the trxB gene encoding thioredoxin-disulfide reductase, with the protein product MAESRHVRLLILGSGPAGYSAAVYAARANLEPVLLTGIQQGGQLTTTTEVENWPGDPEGLTGPDLMVRMQKHAEKFDTEIIFDHINKTDFSKRPFTLYGDSGTYTCDALIIATGASAKYLGLESEQAFMGKGVSACATCDGFFYRNQKVAVIGGGNTAVEEALYLSNIASEVHVIHRRDSFRSEKILEKRLREKAENGNVVLHLNRTLDEVLGDEMGVTKVRIKDTNSEATEEIDVMGLFVAIGHKPNTDIFDGQLEMKDGYIVVNSGTNGNATQTSVEGVFAAGDVSDHIYRQAITSAGTGCMAALDAEKYLDGTMPEQG